From Oreochromis aureus strain Israel breed Guangdong linkage group 4, ZZ_aureus, whole genome shotgun sequence, a single genomic window includes:
- the si:ch73-364h19.1 gene encoding uncharacterized protein si:ch73-364h19.1 isoform X2 — protein sequence MRAPALRPKSSGGFVKGRLTVHEGEMSTTATPTIPSFQLTSDQLTVVAASFSSLVFFVVIVVLLSIIYRKDPQCCRLFSYQGPHADMGAPSQYYSSRQTLVPSPCLEQTQITDDSSTQQAGQLFYVGLPSSYSLPVLEGPLPRLPSYESVRKKDRQRQIHMMIADRFGLNGPIVTEPPPTYEESIRQSVELPYNILSSSLDVPSAQSFYTNTRAVVQTNTAPPANLEAADNTVLPV from the exons ATGAGAGCCCCGGCGCTGAGGCCGAAGAGTTCAGGAGGATTTGTAAAGGGAAGATTAACAGTTCACGAAGGAGAAATGTCCACAACTGCAACTCCAACCATCCCCTCCTTCCAGCTGACATCTGATCAACTCACAGTGGTCGCTGCGTCCT TTTCCTCTCTGGTGTTCTTTGTGGTTATCGTGGTGCTGCTGTCCATCATCTACCGCAAGGATCCTCAGTGCTGCAGACTCTTCTCCTATCAGGGGCCACATGCAGATATg GGTGCTCCCTCTCAGTACTACAGCAGCAGGCAGACGCTGGTGCCATCTCCTTGTCTCGAGCAGACACAGATCACTGATGACAGCAGCACTCAG CAGGCAGGTCAGCTGTTCTACGTCGGCCTGCCCTCTAGCTACAGCCTGCCTGTGCTGGAAGGCCCCCTGCCGAGGCTCCCCTCCTATGAGAGCGTCCGAAAGAAGGACCGCCAGAGGCAGATCCATATGATGATCGCAGACCGTTTTGGTCTCAATGGACCCATTGTGACTGAG CCTCCTCCAACTTATGAAGAGAGCATCCGTCAGTCGGTGGAGCTGCCGTACAACATCCTCTCATCCAGCCTGGACGTCCCCTCTGCTCAGAGTTTCTACACCAACACTAGAGCCGTCGTTCAGACTAACACAGCTCCTCCTGCTAACTTAGAAGCCGCCGACAACACCGTCCTACCCGTGTGA
- the si:ch73-364h19.1 gene encoding uncharacterized protein si:ch73-364h19.1 isoform X1, with amino-acid sequence MRAPALRPKSSGGFVKGRLTVHEGEMSTTATPTIPSFQLTSDQLTVVAASSVSSLVFFVVIVVLLSIIYRKDPQCCRLFSYQGPHADMGAPSQYYSSRQTLVPSPCLEQTQITDDSSTQQAGQLFYVGLPSSYSLPVLEGPLPRLPSYESVRKKDRQRQIHMMIADRFGLNGPIVTEPPPTYEESIRQSVELPYNILSSSLDVPSAQSFYTNTRAVVQTNTAPPANLEAADNTVLPV; translated from the exons ATGAGAGCCCCGGCGCTGAGGCCGAAGAGTTCAGGAGGATTTGTAAAGGGAAGATTAACAGTTCACGAAGGAGAAATGTCCACAACTGCAACTCCAACCATCCCCTCCTTCCAGCTGACATCTGATCAACTCACAGTGGTCGCTGCGTCCT CAGTTTCCTCTCTGGTGTTCTTTGTGGTTATCGTGGTGCTGCTGTCCATCATCTACCGCAAGGATCCTCAGTGCTGCAGACTCTTCTCCTATCAGGGGCCACATGCAGATATg GGTGCTCCCTCTCAGTACTACAGCAGCAGGCAGACGCTGGTGCCATCTCCTTGTCTCGAGCAGACACAGATCACTGATGACAGCAGCACTCAG CAGGCAGGTCAGCTGTTCTACGTCGGCCTGCCCTCTAGCTACAGCCTGCCTGTGCTGGAAGGCCCCCTGCCGAGGCTCCCCTCCTATGAGAGCGTCCGAAAGAAGGACCGCCAGAGGCAGATCCATATGATGATCGCAGACCGTTTTGGTCTCAATGGACCCATTGTGACTGAG CCTCCTCCAACTTATGAAGAGAGCATCCGTCAGTCGGTGGAGCTGCCGTACAACATCCTCTCATCCAGCCTGGACGTCCCCTCTGCTCAGAGTTTCTACACCAACACTAGAGCCGTCGTTCAGACTAACACAGCTCCTCCTGCTAACTTAGAAGCCGCCGACAACACCGTCCTACCCGTGTGA
- the si:ch73-364h19.1 gene encoding uncharacterized protein si:ch73-364h19.1 isoform X3 translates to MRAPALRPKSSGGFVKGRLTVHEGEMSTTATPTIPSFQLTSDQLTVVAASSVSSLVFFVVIVVLLSIIYRKDPQCCRLFSYQGPHADMGAPSQYYSSRQTLVPSPCLEQTQITDDSSTQAGQLFYVGLPSSYSLPVLEGPLPRLPSYESVRKKDRQRQIHMMIADRFGLNGPIVTEPPPTYEESIRQSVELPYNILSSSLDVPSAQSFYTNTRAVVQTNTAPPANLEAADNTVLPV, encoded by the exons ATGAGAGCCCCGGCGCTGAGGCCGAAGAGTTCAGGAGGATTTGTAAAGGGAAGATTAACAGTTCACGAAGGAGAAATGTCCACAACTGCAACTCCAACCATCCCCTCCTTCCAGCTGACATCTGATCAACTCACAGTGGTCGCTGCGTCCT CAGTTTCCTCTCTGGTGTTCTTTGTGGTTATCGTGGTGCTGCTGTCCATCATCTACCGCAAGGATCCTCAGTGCTGCAGACTCTTCTCCTATCAGGGGCCACATGCAGATATg GGTGCTCCCTCTCAGTACTACAGCAGCAGGCAGACGCTGGTGCCATCTCCTTGTCTCGAGCAGACACAGATCACTGATGACAGCAGCACTCAG GCAGGTCAGCTGTTCTACGTCGGCCTGCCCTCTAGCTACAGCCTGCCTGTGCTGGAAGGCCCCCTGCCGAGGCTCCCCTCCTATGAGAGCGTCCGAAAGAAGGACCGCCAGAGGCAGATCCATATGATGATCGCAGACCGTTTTGGTCTCAATGGACCCATTGTGACTGAG CCTCCTCCAACTTATGAAGAGAGCATCCGTCAGTCGGTGGAGCTGCCGTACAACATCCTCTCATCCAGCCTGGACGTCCCCTCTGCTCAGAGTTTCTACACCAACACTAGAGCCGTCGTTCAGACTAACACAGCTCCTCCTGCTAACTTAGAAGCCGCCGACAACACCGTCCTACCCGTGTGA